One stretch of Rhizobium rhizoryzae DNA includes these proteins:
- the nuoH gene encoding NADH-quinone oxidoreductase subunit NuoH, with amino-acid sequence MDSFFLTYVWPAIVMIGQSLLLLVCLLVFIAYILLADRKIWAAVQLRRGPNVVGPFGLFQSFADLLKFVFKEPIIPAGANKGVFLLAPLVSVTLALATWAVIPFNENWVIANINVGILYVFAISSLEVYGVIMSGWASNSKYPFLGALRSAAQMVSYEVSIGFVIVTVLLCVGSLNLTDIVLAQKTGIGTAVGLPASFLDWHWLVLFPMFVIFFISGLAETNRPPFDLPEAESELVAGYMVEYSSAPYMMLMLGEYAAILLICSLTTILFLGGWLPPVDVWFLNWVPGIVWFILKGTFVFFMFAMVKAFVPRYRYDQLMRLGWKVFLPLSLAMVIITAFVLKLTAGA; translated from the coding sequence ATGGACTCCTTCTTTTTGACTTACGTCTGGCCAGCGATTGTTATGATCGGCCAGTCCCTGTTGCTCCTCGTATGCCTGCTCGTGTTCATCGCCTATATCCTGCTGGCCGATCGCAAGATCTGGGCAGCGGTACAGTTGCGCCGTGGACCTAACGTGGTGGGCCCGTTCGGCCTTTTCCAGTCGTTTGCCGATCTTTTGAAGTTCGTATTCAAAGAGCCGATCATTCCGGCCGGCGCGAACAAAGGCGTGTTCCTGCTGGCGCCGCTCGTGTCGGTTACCCTTGCGCTCGCGACCTGGGCCGTCATCCCGTTCAACGAAAACTGGGTAATCGCCAATATCAACGTCGGCATCCTTTACGTCTTCGCCATTTCCTCGCTGGAAGTCTACGGCGTAATCATGTCTGGCTGGGCGTCCAACTCCAAATATCCCTTCCTTGGCGCACTGCGCTCTGCGGCGCAGATGGTATCTTATGAAGTCTCGATCGGCTTCGTGATCGTGACGGTTCTGCTGTGCGTCGGTTCTTTGAACCTGACGGACATTGTCCTTGCGCAAAAGACCGGCATAGGCACGGCAGTCGGATTGCCAGCCTCGTTCCTTGATTGGCACTGGCTCGTCCTGTTCCCGATGTTCGTGATCTTCTTCATTTCCGGCCTCGCTGAAACGAACCGCCCTCCGTTCGATCTACCGGAAGCAGAATCCGAACTCGTGGCCGGCTACATGGTGGAGTACTCCTCTGCGCCTTACATGATGTTGATGCTCGGCGAATACGCCGCCATCCTGCTGATCTGCTCGCTGACGACCATCCTGTTCCTGGGAGGCTGGCTCCCGCCGGTTGATGTCTGGTTCTTGAACTGGGTGCCGGGCATCGTGTGGTTCATCCTCAAGGGAACATTCGTCTTTTTCATGTTCGCAATGGTCAAGGCGTTTGTTCCGCGTTACCGCTACGACCAGCTGATGCGTCTGGGTTGGAAAGTCTTCCTGCCGCTCTCGCTCGCTATGGTCATCATCACTGCATTCGTACTGAAGCTTACCGCTGGCGCCTGA
- the nuoI gene encoding NADH-quinone oxidoreductase subunit NuoI: protein MASLAQSISSLFLKEFVSTFFLSMRYFFKQKATINYPFEKGPVSPRFRGEHALRRYPNGEERCIACKLCEAICPAQAITIEAGPRRNDGTRRTVRYDIDMVKCIYCGFCQEACPVDAIVEGPNFEFSTETREELYFDKQRLLDNGDRWEREIARNISIDAPYR from the coding sequence ATGGCAAGTCTGGCTCAGTCGATCAGCTCGCTTTTTCTGAAGGAATTCGTGTCGACCTTCTTCTTGTCGATGCGCTATTTTTTCAAGCAGAAGGCGACGATCAATTACCCCTTCGAAAAGGGTCCGGTCAGTCCGCGATTTCGGGGTGAGCATGCACTGCGTCGTTATCCAAACGGCGAAGAGCGGTGCATCGCCTGCAAGCTGTGCGAGGCAATCTGTCCCGCCCAGGCCATCACCATCGAGGCTGGCCCGCGTCGCAATGACGGGACGCGCCGAACAGTCCGTTATGACATCGACATGGTGAAGTGCATTTATTGCGGCTTCTGCCAGGAAGCATGCCCGGTTGACGCAATCGTCGAAGGTCCCAACTTCGAGTTCTCGACAGAGACGCGCGAAGAGCTCTATTTCGATAAGCAGCGTCTGCTCGATAACGGCGACCGATGGGAGCGCGAAATTGCGCGCAATATCTCCATCGACGCTCCTTATCGTTGA